Genomic window (Syngnathus scovelli strain Florida chromosome 14, RoL_Ssco_1.2, whole genome shotgun sequence):
TGTTGTAGAAGTaataatttgaataataaaCACTTGCACAGTTATAGAATACCGTATGTTGATATCAATCTTAAATCATATTATTCAAATTAATTAGCACAATCAGCATCTATTAACTATTAGACAAGGCAATAAAGCTCATTTCATACTCAGTGTGCTTCTCAAAtttaaaagtacatttaaaaacaattacaaacaagagttaaaaataaaagcaaggTAAAGACAAAAGTCGCTTTCTAAAAGAAGACCTCTGGTAATTTGAGCAAATTTGTTGTTTTGGAAGCTTATATCAAACGGTAGCCCTTCGGATTAATCAGTGAAGTAGCTGTCGGTTTCAAAGAGCTGACCCCTGCTGTAGGGAATACCTTCAATGAATCCCGGAAGATAAAGTAACTCTTGTTATAACTCCCCTATGTGAGAATGATGCAGACATACAGACAGACAATTAGACAGAGAAACAGCATGAGAGAAAGCACAGCAAGGTTTCCCCCATGTTGTTGTGACATAAAAGAAATCACTCCTCTGTCAATCAACTGTAATGTTACAATTCACAGCATCGCACATTTTCCGTGACAAACTAacatttgtgaatctctcatgcACGTGTCAGATGAAGCGGCTAGTAGATAATAACATTGAAGGCTGTCGCCAAGCAACAAGACAAGCCGCCTCTGGTTTCCGGTGGAAGTGCACATAGAAAGGTGATGCTGCTTGGACTTGGAAACAAAACGAGATTGATGCCTTCGAGACTTACCTGGAGAACATGATGACACCATGAGGAACTTTATTCTTGCCCAGGCTCTCCCAGCTGCTCCGTATCAGCTCCTTGTCCTTCCCTGACAGGTTCTCCATCCTCCTGGGGGGGCTTTAAGTTCTTCTGGAGGGGAAAGACACAGCTCCTCTACAGCACAAGATGGCTCGCTTCTGGCAGAGCCATAACATCGGAGGGGGTCCTCAAGACAAAACTTCTGCACCTGCAAGACAAAGTAGAGCATCAAGTTATGCGGGAAGGAGCTGTGGGGGTGAAGACATACGCAAAACCACACGTACCTTCCCAAAAAGGTAAGTCTGAGCTGTGAACTTGTTGTGCGGCAGCCGCGCTGAGGGGGTCTGCTGATGTGAGAGTGCTCgagcgtgtgtgtatgtatgtgtgtgtgtggccggtAGCTTTGCTTCAAACTCTGATGCACTTGCTCTCTGGTTTCCCCCCCAGCCCACCGTGCAGACAAGATGCCAAGTTGTGCCACGCTCTCATCTGTCACCAAGGCTGCTATCTCCACCGctcgttccccccccccccccccccccccccccccccccccatccccgctCGCCTCTTGACGCgctctctctttcgctctctcacCAGTTATTATTCATGCCAcagaaggagagaaaaaaaacaagaagcggCATCTCTGGCTTGTGTCGCTCAGTCGGGGCTCGGTGGCACAAGCCGCAGCTCCTCCTGCAGGTGAGCTCAGGAATGAAAAGTTATGTTAATATGATGTTATGATATGATTCCAGAGTCGATTTATTAGGGAAACAAATATCTGCTTCTATCTACATGAGAATAACACACCAGTTTTAGGACATAAACTTCACATGTTGGATAAATtctccaatatttttttttccaatagtgTTTTGTTAAAACTCTGTAGGTGCAACAGGCATGCTTGAATAAATTTCTTGCAAATATTACCTAACAGGTCAGGGAGGCCTGGGTTTGTTTTTAGCCGCGCCCCGTCTAATCAATGGTGCATCCCTGGGATACGCTGTTCCCATGACAACACGGGAGGATGTAGCCGAGCACGTTTGAAATCGCATGGAAGCGCTGAGCATTGATCAGCTGGAAATTCTATAGTTGTTTATCACAGTGGATAATTATAtgcgattgtttttttttttccaaagggaTACATCATATTGttcaataaaatacaaaataatttgACTTTCGAGTGGATTTTCGATAATCATATGATCCAAAGTCACGCCAACTTTAGTCGCTTATGGGAAATGACACACTCGCCCAAAAAGAGGAAGAGCTCGATGAGCTTTTCATTATGATCGAATACATATTGAGACATTCTCATGTGGTTCTTTCAAAAAAAGATCTGGAATTCCAAGCTGTCAGCTGTAtaagcaaagccttccaaaggaGGCCAGTGTACATGAGTAGAGTAATTGATGTGGGTCTGTGGGCTCGCAGCAAAAACCACCAAGCTGGTCAGCGTGACTACACGAGGATTTATTTAGGTGGCAGAGCGGCTCCAGTGACTTGCAATTTGAACCACGCTATGGGAGAAAAGGCCCTTGCGTGCATTTGTGCAAAACTGTTTGGTAATTTATACTAAGTTGTAGTACTCACAACATGCTTGTATGTCCGGAACGTTTTGGATAAAGGAGTTGATAAACAAATGTTTGTATttagttttgaaaatatttattttgataaCCAAGTGTccacaaaaatatttattatcaCGTAAATGTATCTAAAAGATTTTGTGGCTCAACTACAGGGTTATTTGTGCTATTGCTACATGTTttctaactgtttttttttttgttttggttcagaTGTTTTGAGATTTCCTAATTCGTACTTGCACATGTTTGGCAGATCCATTGTTGGTGTGGTTGAGTAGACATGAGTCATATTTGAATACAGTGTTGTGTTCTAGCCAAGAGGCCACAAAAACATTGTACCGTCTTATCATGACAATCCTTGTTGGACTCCAACGCTGTTCGCCTCCACGTCTTCAATTTTCTTCACCGTCGTCTACATTTTCCTCCCTAAATCAGACATGCTGGCTTAGAAAATGTCTATATTGtaattatatttcatttttacttgGCTACTATATTTTTTGTGTTCCGGGCAGGCCTACAAAATTATGTAAAACCACATGAAGTCCACATGCTATTCATAATACTGGACATTGTGGGATCACTTCAACAATTTCTAAAAATTCTCACTCAGCTGCAGTTCTTGTCAGTGTTGTGGACGTTGGGGCATGTGTCATCCTCAGCTGGTGATGAGATGGACGACACGGTGACCGCACCTCCTTTTTCTTCAACAAAACGTTCTTCGACGCCAGCTTTCCTCAACTCGTTCTTGTAAACTTGTTCCGCTTGAGCTTTGGCGTATCTCTGATGAATCAAAGATGACATCATAGCAGTATATGCAAGCGGAGGATGATGCGGCCGAACACGTCCCTCACCTGTTTCACCTGTTCAAACAAAAGGGGGCGCTCTCGAACGCGAGCGTTCATGTCGTGTAGATCCCGCATGTAATCTCTTGTCCTTTGTCGATCCGTCTCCCTGTGTAGATGATCTTTGTTTACAAAAATGGCTACAAACTGAAGAATGACCGCCTTGCTTGCTCAGCACTCACCGATGGTGCTGCAGTCTTTCGTCGTAGACTTCTTTCAAGCTTTTGTGAGGGTCCATCGACTTGGCGTGGAGGGAAACCGTCTTCCTCAAGGCCTCCGACTTGCTCTGGTATTTCCTCGCCCAGTCTGCACTTTCCTGATTCTTCCCATCCCTCATCTCCATGGATTTCCTATGAATATAAATTAGGTGAGGTACATCATTTATTAAGCTTTCAAATCAATTGTGGGATTCACTTCCATTGAATTCATAAATTATGTAAAAAAACACTTAGACTAGATTTCTTTGAATTGCTTGTTCGCTCAATCAATCATAAGCCTAACAAGATCTAGTTCATGACCTTACCTGATGGCCATGCAACATTTCCTGGTAGCATCTGTGATGTAAGTCGGAAGTGTGTCTGCAGACAACGACCTTAGGGCACCACATGACTTACTTCGCCTCATATTATTTTGACTGggtatctgtaaaaaaaaaaaaaaaaaaaggaaaacaagggTAGTCTCAcattataaacacaattttacaGCCAAAGCACATTCAAATTATTAATGGTGACTTTGTTACTCAAAATATTACCAAACCTGTTACTAAATTGCAATGTTCCTGAATCCTCAGGAGAACACACTCAAGAATAGAACAGGAGGAAAGCTGAATTATTATGTAAGGACGGGTGCATTTTTTACATACTATGTGCATAGGGTACAGAACGACTGGAGAAAACCACCCTTCCCACAAGATGACATGCAACATGGCTTTGCAACAACATATTTTGAGGTTAGTTTTAGAGGTTACGGTACATACATCATGGTTGGGAGGTTTAGAAATATCTTGCGATGAGAAACCAGGCTCATGTAACATTAGGTTGTTCTATTTTAActccagcacaaaaaaaaaaatgggagacaCTAaggatatgtatatattttcatTCTACGATACAATACAATGTTTACCTGTGAGATTTCAGGACTCATCCTACTTTGCCTGGCAGGAAGAGCAGATGTCCTCAGGTAGAAGGGTTGACACTTGGTTAGATCTTTACTTAGTGTTGCTTTCAGACCTTCTGCCCGCAGGGCTTTGTGCAACCGGTTGAAATCGGGCACCTGCTGGTTAATCTTGGGCTGAAAGCTCGGCTTCTCGTAAAGGAATCCCAACTTTTCCATTCTGGTGGACTCCGAAATGCGAAGTTTGGGCTTGTCTGGATTCTCCTGTTGTGTAGTGCTGATGTGGCTTTTCCTGCAACGCTCCCGCTCTGTACATAAAATGCAAAGAAAATTTTGTAATGCACAAAGTATCTGGCACATTATTTTTGATACAGATTTTgtaattatttatttgattgtgGGAGTGTTCGTATAGTTTAGTCCAAAAATATTAAGTATTATGTCAGTTTttccaaatattttcatttgtgtAGAATAAAAGTTCTCACACCTGCTGGCGCTTTAACTTGTTTGGGACACGACTGCTGAACATTCTGTACAGTCGTCTTTTTTTCTTGCAGCTCAACCAGCTTCTCCTGtttcttcttttctctctccTGGAAGCTGAAAGGTTTCTGAACCGAAAGCAGGAAGGTTTTTCTTTCCTCTAACCCTTGCTTTCTTTCCTTGTCCCGCCGTTCCATCATCTCCTGATAGAGAGGAAGTTTGACTTGAATGGGGACAGGAAGTGCAGTGAACTTTTTCTTGCACTCAGCTTcggcctcctcctctttcttctgCTGTGTTGTTTTGCATGAAGGTTCTCGTTCATATTGCCGTGTCTGGGTGGGAGGCCGAGTGGAGTGTTTCTTGCACTCAGATGAAGATTCCAAAACTGGAGCAGACAACCCCAACAGCCTAAAATAGTTTGATAGATTACTGTCAAACCAACTAGCAGATGTCCTCCGTCGACAatgaatctttaaaaaaaatcacatctctTATAGTTCAAGTAAAAATAAGTAGACTGAGGAGACTTACTTGGACCTTGGAGACAGTTCTGCTGAGAGGAGAGTGTTGTGATGAATCCTGCTTTCTAATTGCTCTCTGTGCCTCCTCTCGGTCTCTTGCAGCTGTTGTCGGATAGTCTCGCTCAGGGACCGCAGCCTCTGATGGAGGATTTCTTCTGATTCCGAACCATCTGTAAGCATCATCTCTGGTTCTGACATATTTGCTGGACAAGATGGTTGCAATGTCATCTGAAATGTTAGGGAAAAGGTTATCAGTCATCCATCtatatgttttctttttctccatctttcttgtttgaagtttaaaaaaaaaaaagttttgatgaAGCCTGTTCCCTCTCTTAAATGGCCACTAAATCAAACATGACCCACAGGACCAGTCTGCGTATGacgtgttaccatggcaaccaaaCAATCCACTCCGCTGAGCGCGTAATGTGGATAAAGAGTAAACTATTAAGAAGTGAGAGAGAAAACTGAATTATATTTATTGTTAGTTTCAACTTCAGTGTGCAATCCATCGTTATATTATTTAACAGTGTAAACAGCTCCTAACCTGTGAAAaggcaaactgtgcgtggagtttCCCTGCATCAAGGCTTCATCCCTGTACAGAAATCTTCGTCGATAAAGTATACTGTTCTGCATTTGAACTTATTTGCAAAGAAGATACAAAGttaaccaaaaataaaaattaaaaaaagacaagtgGCTGCACCACTATTGGGCGAGCTTCGGTTTCTCTTGAGCGTTTTGTGTGGTCAAAAACGGAAGCGCAAACCACGACAGAGGTCTGCCCTGATTGGCGAAGAAGCCGGAAGTGATTTCTCCGTGCTGTCAACAAAACATGGCTGTAGCGTTGAGGTGACTTGACTGCTCTTTTTAGGACGCGCTCAAGGAGAAACCCTAACTTGCTTTACATATTTAAGCGGTTAGGCTTCGCCAAGGAAATGTACATCCCTGTTTAATGCAAGGCTTGTTTCGTTTAAA
Coding sequences:
- the fam161b gene encoding protein FAM161B → MTLQPSCPANMSEPEMMLTDGSESEEILHQRLRSLSETIRQQLQETERRHREQLESRIHHNTLLSAELSPRSKLLGLSAPVLESSSECKKHSTRPPTQTRQYEREPSCKTTQQKKEEEAEAECKKKFTALPVPIQVKLPLYQEMMERRDKERKQGLEERKTFLLSVQKPFSFQEREKKKQEKLVELQEKKTTVQNVQQSCPKQVKAPAERERCRKSHISTTQQENPDKPKLRISESTRMEKLGFLYEKPSFQPKINQQVPDFNRLHKALRAEGLKATLSKDLTKCQPFYLRTSALPARQSRMSPEISQIPSQNNMRRSKSCGALRSLSADTLPTYITDATRKCCMAIRKSMEMRDGKNQESADWARKYQSKSEALRKTVSLHAKSMDPHKSLKEVYDERLQHHRETDRQRTRDYMRDLHDMNARVRERPLLFEQVKQRYAKAQAEQVYKNELRKAGVEERFVEEKGGAVTVSSISSPAEDDTCPNVHNTDKNCS